The Salvia splendens isolate huo1 unplaced genomic scaffold, SspV2 ctg1100, whole genome shotgun sequence genome includes a region encoding these proteins:
- the LOC121788613 gene encoding uncharacterized protein LOC121788613 — translation MDEQLHEINQRAGGDDISNSSNKESRISGEIAAKSKMGVIDVTCDEFLVENQRVCRICHLNGKESGENSVELIELGCGCKGELGVAHLCCAEAWFRVRGY, via the coding sequence ATGGATGAGCAACTGCACGAGATCAATCAGAGAGCCGGGGGCGATGATATATCAAATTCAAGCAATAAGGAGAGTAGGATTTCCGGTGAAATTGCCGCAAAGTCGAAAATGGGTGTAATCGACGTGACATGCGATGAGTTTTTGGTGGAAAATCAGAGAGTGTGTAGGATATGCCATTTGAATGGCAAGGAGAGTGGGGAGAATTCGGTGGAGTTGATCGAGCTTGGCTGTGGATGCAAAGGGGAGCTCGGAGTTGCTCATTTATGCTGCGCTGAGGCGTGGTTTAGAGTGAGAGGATATAG